In Vicinamibacterales bacterium, the genomic window GCAGTTTCGGCTTGAGCGCGCTGCCGGTCTCCTGGTAATCGCCGAAGATGATCCGCGGCTTGGTGATGGCGGTCTGGATGTCCATGTCGAAATCGACGATGTTCACGATGACCTGGGCCATGCGTTGCCAGATCCCGTCCGAACCGGGCGTCCCGATCGCCATGAACGGCTTCCCATCCTTCAACGCAATGATTGGCGACTGGTTCGAGCGCGGTCGCTTGCCGGGTTCCATCCGGGACGGGCTGTCGGGCTCCATGTGCAGGTGCCGCATCTGATTGGAGAACAGGACGCCGGTCCCTTCTGCCACGATGCCCGATCCGAACCACGCTCCGAGTGTCTGCGTGAGGGAGACCATGTTGCCTTCGGCGTCGACGACCGTCAGGTGCGTCGTGTTCTCACGCTTCTTCTGGCCGGCGAGCGGCAGGTCGCCGG contains:
- a CDS encoding gamma-glutamyltransferase is translated as SMGHNTPEYLHLVGEVIRLAAADRNRYVGDPDFVTVPVDRLLSKEYAAERRGLIDLNKTIPVVRSGDLPLAGQKKRENTTHLTVVDAEGNMVSLTQTLGAWFGSGIVAEGTGVLFSNQMRHLHMEPDSPSRMEPGKRPRSNQSPIIALKDGKPFMAIGTPGSDGIWQRMAQVIVNIVDFDMDIQTAITKPRIIFGDYQETGSALKPKLQVENRIPKETMDRLRATGYEIESVVEDEGRVNGVMFNGRTNFLTAGADPRNMVYAIGW